From one Anabas testudineus chromosome 18, fAnaTes1.2, whole genome shotgun sequence genomic stretch:
- the tmem256 gene encoding transmembrane protein 256 yields the protein MSASAVVRRLAALSGASAVAAGAYGAHDFKNRDPDDYQMMLFETANKYHFYHSLALLGAAHCGKPAVAGTVLIAGMGMFCGSLYHQALTGDPGLRKMAPVGGVAMIVGWLAMVL from the exons ATGAGCGCTTCTGCAGTTGTCCGGAGGTTAGCAGCTCTGTCAGGGGCTTCTGCTGTGGCAGCTGGAGCATACGGTGCTCACG ACTTCAAAAACCGTGACCCAGATGACTACCAGATGATG ctATTTGAAACTGCCAACAAGTACCATTTTTACCACAGCCTGGCCCTGCTAGGAGCTGCCCACTGTGGCAAACCTGCTGTG GCCGGTACCGTGCTCATAGCGGGCATGGGAATGTTTTGTGGATCGCTGTACCACCAGGCCCTGACGGGAGACCCTGGCCTACGCAAAATGGCTCCCGTGGGTGGTGTAGCCATGATTGTTGGCTGGCTGGCCATGGTTCTCTGA